From the genome of Nakamurella flavida, one region includes:
- a CDS encoding LysE family translocator — translation MVPLPNAVAFAFAAVVLIVIPGPSVLFTIGRSLAYGRRGGLLSVLGNAIGTLPATVLTAVGLGRLIAESVALFIAVKIVGALYLVYLGVQAIRHRHGRTGLPSGAARVPSSGRQLWQGIVVGATNPKTLVFFVAVLPQFVSRDAGSVPVQLAVLGCLFAAIALCCDSVWALIAGTARGWFGRDPRRLSQMTAGGGVMMVGLGGVLVATGSNH, via the coding sequence ATGGTGCCTCTGCCCAATGCGGTGGCGTTCGCGTTCGCCGCCGTCGTCCTCATCGTCATCCCTGGCCCCAGCGTGTTGTTCACCATCGGCCGCTCGCTGGCGTACGGGCGGCGCGGTGGGTTGTTGTCGGTGCTCGGGAACGCCATCGGGACGTTGCCGGCGACGGTGTTGACGGCTGTGGGGCTCGGTCGACTGATCGCCGAGTCCGTCGCGCTGTTCATCGCGGTGAAGATCGTCGGGGCGCTCTACCTGGTGTATCTCGGTGTCCAGGCCATCCGCCACCGTCACGGCCGGACGGGGTTGCCGTCGGGTGCGGCGCGGGTGCCCAGCAGTGGTCGACAGCTCTGGCAGGGCATCGTCGTGGGCGCGACCAACCCCAAGACGCTCGTGTTCTTCGTCGCGGTCCTGCCCCAGTTCGTCAGCCGCGACGCCGGTTCGGTGCCCGTGCAGCTTGCGGTCCTCGGCTGCCTGTTCGCCGCGATCGCCCTGTGCTGCGACAGCGTGTGGGCACTGATCGCAGGGACGGCCCGCGGGTGGTTCGGGCGTGACCCGCGCCGTCTGTCGCAGATGACCGCGGGCGGCGGCGTCATGATGGTCGGCCTCGGCGGGGTCCTGGTGGCCACCGGTAGCAACCACTGA
- a CDS encoding DUF1365 domain-containing protein, which translates to MSLLVSRAGGAALPEAEPAALPVREPVGGPRSRVGRTAMIYRARTVHQRFAEAPGATRRRFAYATTSWLIDVDAPPVPPRPLAPFARFLAADHLGTGPTLAGNARALLAEHGMAADTILLLTGPRILGHVFNPLSVFYCLRGGETVAVLAEVHNTYGGRHVYVLRPDATGRDEVDKQFYVSPFLPSGGRYRMRVPVPGDRLSVAVTLEQDGRPLFVATLTGAGSPATAGRQLATALLRPLSTLRTSALIRWQGIRIWLRRIPVQPRPADATADERGR; encoded by the coding sequence GTGAGCCTGCTCGTTTCCCGGGCCGGTGGGGCGGCGCTGCCGGAGGCGGAGCCGGCAGCACTGCCCGTGCGCGAGCCGGTGGGCGGGCCACGATCACGGGTGGGTCGGACGGCGATGATCTACCGGGCCCGCACGGTGCACCAGCGGTTCGCCGAGGCGCCGGGCGCCACCCGGCGACGGTTCGCATACGCCACGACCAGCTGGCTCATCGATGTGGACGCTCCGCCGGTGCCACCACGCCCGCTGGCCCCGTTCGCCCGGTTCCTGGCCGCGGACCACCTCGGCACCGGGCCGACCCTGGCCGGCAACGCCCGCGCCCTGCTCGCCGAGCACGGGATGGCTGCGGACACCATCCTGCTGCTCACCGGCCCGCGCATCCTCGGGCACGTGTTCAACCCGCTGTCCGTCTTCTACTGCCTGCGCGGCGGGGAGACCGTGGCCGTGCTCGCCGAGGTGCACAACACCTACGGCGGGCGGCACGTGTACGTGCTGCGTCCGGACGCGACCGGCCGGGACGAGGTCGACAAACAGTTCTACGTCTCGCCCTTCCTGCCCTCCGGCGGGCGCTACCGCATGCGGGTACCGGTGCCCGGTGACCGGCTCAGCGTGGCCGTCACCCTCGAGCAGGACGGCCGACCCCTGTTCGTCGCCACCCTCACCGGCGCCGGCTCCCCCGCCACGGCGGGCCGCCAGCTCGCCACTGCGCTGCTCCGCCCGCTGTCCACCCTGCGGACCAGCGCACTCATCCGCTGGCAGGGCATCCGCATCTGGCTCCGCCGCATCCCCGTGCAGCCCCGCCCCGCCGACGCCACGGCGGACGAGCGGGGCCGCTGA
- a CDS encoding NAD(P)/FAD-dependent oxidoreductase, translating to MASTGTTRPTVAVIGSGVAGLTAAHLLERDYDVHLFEADDRLGGHAHTHDVTTSDGGVARLDTGFLVHNERTYPHLIRLFAELGVATQDSEMSMSVRCDGCGLEYAGARGVRGLFAQPSALLRPRYLSLLGQVKRFHREARAELARPDTGELTTLGEFIDRGGYSEYFAHHFLLPVVSCVWSCGFDGARAYPARYLFAFLEHHGMLAVTGSPQWRTVVGGSRTYVDAVAARLTAVRTSTPVRAVLRHADGVSVWDDADRVHEVDRIVVATHPDQALALLGDATAEEKQVLGAFEYTTSDTVLHTDSRLLPLASGARASWNYQMDSCASDDRAVKVTYHLNRLQRVDDRRDYLVTLNDPGTIDPATVIDRMTYAHPTYTRESVAAQQLVPSINTERTAFAGAWQGWGFHEDGCASGVRAAAAHGVTW from the coding sequence ATGGCATCCACCGGAACCACCCGCCCGACCGTCGCGGTCATCGGCAGTGGTGTGGCCGGGTTGACCGCCGCCCACCTGCTGGAACGCGACTACGACGTGCACCTGTTCGAGGCCGACGACCGGCTGGGCGGACACGCGCACACCCACGACGTCACCACCTCCGACGGCGGCGTCGCCCGCCTGGACACCGGCTTCCTGGTCCACAACGAACGCACCTATCCCCACCTGATCCGGCTGTTCGCCGAGCTCGGCGTCGCCACCCAGGACTCCGAGATGTCGATGAGCGTCCGCTGCGACGGCTGCGGACTGGAGTACGCCGGCGCTCGGGGCGTCCGGGGCCTGTTCGCCCAACCGAGCGCCCTGCTGCGGCCCCGTTATCTCTCCCTGCTCGGCCAGGTCAAGCGGTTCCATCGCGAGGCCCGTGCCGAGCTGGCCCGACCGGACACCGGCGAGCTGACGACCCTCGGTGAGTTCATCGATCGCGGCGGGTACTCCGAGTACTTCGCCCACCACTTCCTGCTGCCGGTGGTGTCCTGCGTCTGGTCGTGCGGTTTCGACGGCGCCCGCGCCTACCCCGCGCGCTACCTGTTCGCCTTCCTCGAGCACCACGGCATGCTCGCCGTCACCGGCTCCCCCCAGTGGCGCACCGTCGTCGGCGGATCGCGCACCTACGTCGACGCGGTCGCCGCCCGACTGACCGCGGTGCGGACGTCCACCCCGGTCCGCGCGGTCCTCCGGCACGCCGACGGCGTCAGCGTGTGGGACGACGCCGACCGGGTGCACGAGGTCGACCGCATCGTGGTGGCCACCCACCCCGACCAGGCCCTGGCCCTGCTCGGTGACGCCACCGCCGAGGAGAAGCAGGTGCTGGGCGCATTCGAGTACACGACCTCGGACACGGTGCTGCACACCGACTCCCGGCTGCTCCCCCTCGCCTCGGGCGCCCGGGCGTCGTGGAACTACCAGATGGATTCCTGCGCCTCCGACGACCGCGCGGTCAAGGTCACCTATCACCTGAACCGGTTGCAGCGGGTGGACGATCGTCGCGACTACCTCGTCACCCTGAACGACCCCGGCACCATCGACCCGGCCACCGTCATCGACCGGATGACCTACGCCCACCCCACCTACACCCGGGAGTCGGTGGCCGCCCAGCAGCTGGTGCCGTCGATCAACACCGAACGGACGGCGTTCGCCGGGGCGTGGCAGGGCTGGGGGTTCCACGAGGACGGATGCGCGTCGGGGGTGCGGGCGGCCGCCGCCCACGGGGTGACCTGGTGA
- a CDS encoding class II aldolase/adducin family protein, with amino-acid sequence MTAIYAPELVTAELIELTRSLGRPERDLVILAEGNTSQLLPDGRLAVKASGVHMAAATAEDFVVVEVEELQALITDPASTQADLTAALDAGEIAGKRRRGSIEALVHVAVQAVSPIAFVGHTHPTAIVGLLSSVHAETAFDRHVYSDEAVVIGQPLFVPYAQPGIDLGRVFHRTLVQRVEETGELPALILLGNHGIVVTAPTVGGVDGISAMAVKGAQVRTAAYSVGGVAPLTAEAVAKYVARDDIAERRGNAAAGQY; translated from the coding sequence ATGACCGCGATCTATGCGCCCGAACTCGTCACCGCCGAACTGATCGAGCTGACCCGCTCCCTCGGCCGTCCCGAACGCGATCTGGTGATCCTGGCCGAGGGCAACACCTCCCAGTTGCTGCCGGACGGCCGCCTGGCGGTCAAGGCCTCCGGGGTGCACATGGCCGCGGCCACGGCGGAGGACTTCGTGGTCGTCGAGGTCGAGGAGCTGCAGGCGCTGATCACCGATCCGGCCAGCACCCAGGCCGATCTCACCGCCGCGCTGGACGCCGGGGAGATCGCCGGCAAGCGGCGGCGAGGATCCATCGAGGCGCTCGTCCACGTTGCCGTGCAAGCGGTCTCGCCCATCGCCTTCGTCGGGCACACCCACCCCACCGCGATCGTCGGGCTGCTCAGCTCGGTGCACGCGGAGACGGCGTTCGACCGGCACGTCTACTCCGACGAGGCCGTGGTCATCGGGCAGCCGCTGTTCGTGCCGTACGCCCAGCCCGGCATCGACCTCGGCCGGGTGTTCCACCGGACCCTGGTGCAGCGCGTCGAGGAGACCGGGGAGCTGCCGGCGCTGATCCTGCTCGGCAACCACGGCATCGTGGTCACGGCGCCGACGGTCGGTGGGGTGGACGGCATCTCGGCCATGGCCGTGAAGGGCGCGCAGGTCCGCACGGCGGCCTACTCCGTCGGCGGCGTCGCTCCGCTCACCGCCGAGGCGGTGGCGAAGTACGTGGCCCGCGACGACATCGCCGAGCGCCGGGGCAACGCCGCCGCCGGGCAGTACTGA